One genomic segment of Streptomyces sp. RerS4 includes these proteins:
- a CDS encoding PHP domain-containing protein has protein sequence MRIDLHTHSTASDGTDTPAELVRNAAAAGLDVIALTDHDTVGGYAEAIAALPAGLTLVTGAELSCRLDGVGMHMLAYLFDPEEPELSRERELVRDDRTPRAQTMIGKLRSLGVDITWEQVSRIAGDGSVGRPHIATALVDLGVVPTVSDAFTPEWLADGGRAFAHKHELDPFDAIRLVKAAGGVTVFAHPAAVKRGTCVPESAIAELAAAGLDGIEVDHMDHDATTRERLRGLAKDLGLLTTGSSDYHGSRKTCRLGEYTTDPEIYGEITRRAAGAFPVPGAGGDARA, from the coding sequence GTGCGCATCGACCTGCACACCCACTCCACCGCTTCCGACGGCACCGACACCCCCGCCGAGCTGGTGCGCAACGCGGCAGCCGCCGGGCTCGACGTGATCGCGCTGACCGATCACGACACCGTCGGGGGATACGCCGAGGCCATCGCCGCGCTGCCGGCCGGCTTGACCCTCGTGACGGGCGCGGAGCTCTCCTGCCGCCTCGACGGCGTCGGCATGCACATGCTGGCGTACCTCTTCGACCCCGAAGAGCCCGAGCTGTCCCGCGAGCGCGAACTCGTCCGCGACGACCGCACCCCCCGCGCCCAGACGATGATCGGCAAGCTCCGGTCGCTGGGCGTGGACATCACCTGGGAGCAGGTCTCGCGGATCGCGGGCGACGGCTCCGTCGGCCGGCCGCACATCGCCACCGCCCTGGTCGACCTGGGCGTCGTGCCCACCGTCTCCGACGCGTTCACGCCGGAGTGGCTCGCCGACGGCGGGCGCGCGTTCGCGCACAAGCACGAGCTGGACCCGTTCGACGCCATCCGCCTGGTCAAGGCGGCCGGTGGGGTCACCGTCTTCGCGCACCCGGCCGCCGTCAAGCGCGGCACCTGTGTGCCCGAGAGCGCGATAGCCGAGCTGGCCGCCGCCGGGCTCGACGGCATCGAGGTCGACCACATGGACCACGACGCGACCACGCGCGAGCGCCTGCGCGGCCTCGCGAAGGACCTGGGCCTGCTGACGACCGGCTCCAGCGACTACCACGGCAGCCGCAAGACCTGCCGGCTCGGCGAGTACACGACCGACCCCGAGATCTACGGCGAGATCACGCGCCGCGCCGCCGGGGCCTTCCCGGTTCCCGGCGCCGGTGGAGACGCCCGCGCCTGA
- a CDS encoding MarC family protein, with protein sequence MFDFAVFGSLFLTLFVIMDPPGITPIFLALTSGRPAKVQRRMAWQAVCVAFGVIAIFGICGQQILDYLHVSVPALMIAGGLLLLLIALDLLTGKTDEPKQTKDVNVALVPLGMPLLAGPGAIVSVILAVQKADGVTGQVSVWCAILAMHLVLWLTMRYSLVIIRVIKDGGVVLVTRLAGMMLSAIAVQQIINGVLQVVRGA encoded by the coding sequence GTGTTTGATTTCGCCGTCTTCGGATCCCTTTTTCTCACGCTTTTTGTGATTATGGACCCCCCGGGGATCACGCCGATCTTCCTCGCCCTGACCTCCGGGCGGCCCGCCAAGGTCCAGCGCCGCATGGCGTGGCAGGCCGTCTGCGTGGCCTTCGGCGTCATCGCCATCTTCGGCATCTGCGGCCAGCAGATCCTGGACTACCTGCACGTCTCCGTGCCGGCGCTGATGATCGCGGGCGGTCTGCTGCTGCTCCTGATCGCCCTCGACCTGCTCACCGGCAAGACCGACGAGCCCAAGCAGACGAAGGACGTGAACGTCGCCCTCGTCCCGCTCGGCATGCCGCTGCTGGCCGGTCCCGGTGCGATCGTCTCCGTCATCCTGGCCGTGCAGAAGGCCGACGGGGTCACCGGTCAGGTGTCGGTGTGGTGCGCGATCCTCGCCATGCACCTCGTGCTGTGGCTCACCATGCGCTACTCGCTGGTGATCATCCGCGTCATCAAGGACGGCGGCGTCGTCCTGGTGACGCGGCTGGCGGGCATGATGCTGTCGGCCATCGCCGTCCAGCAGATCATCAACGGCGTGCTCCAGGTCGTACGCGGCGCCTGA
- a CDS encoding alpha/beta hydrolase, with protein MSKPPLLTLPSVARAYRMDTARGEFAVHEAGGAVRGTALLVPGFTGSKEDFIALLEPLAKAGYRVLAIDGRGQHESPGPRREDAYGLEELAADVLAQAAAVDGAGPMHLVGHSLGGLVARAAVLRDPARFASLTLMSSGPAAITEAQRARTGLLVAALEELRDDMAAVWAAMRSQDAPDTDPDAPELATFLRERWMATVPEQLIATGRVLISEPDRVAELAAVPLPKLVLSGEVDYAWPVPLMDDMAVRLSAARVIVEGAEHSPNAENPQVTADALVAFWDRSTGQ; from the coding sequence ATGAGCAAGCCGCCGCTTCTGACCCTGCCGTCCGTGGCCCGCGCCTACCGTATGGACACCGCGCGCGGGGAGTTCGCCGTGCACGAGGCGGGCGGGGCCGTGCGCGGCACCGCCCTGCTGGTGCCCGGGTTCACCGGCAGCAAGGAGGACTTCATCGCCCTGCTGGAGCCGCTCGCCAAGGCCGGCTACCGGGTGCTCGCCATCGACGGGCGCGGCCAGCACGAGAGTCCGGGCCCGCGCAGGGAGGACGCGTACGGGCTGGAGGAGTTGGCGGCCGACGTCCTGGCGCAGGCGGCGGCGGTCGACGGCGCCGGCCCCATGCACCTGGTCGGGCACTCGCTGGGCGGTCTGGTGGCGCGCGCCGCCGTGCTGCGCGACCCGGCGCGCTTCGCCTCCCTGACCCTGATGAGCAGCGGCCCGGCCGCGATCACGGAGGCCCAGCGGGCCCGTACGGGACTGCTCGTCGCGGCGTTGGAGGAGCTGCGGGACGACATGGCGGCCGTCTGGGCGGCGATGCGCTCCCAGGACGCTCCGGACACGGATCCGGACGCGCCGGAGTTGGCGACCTTCCTGCGGGAGCGCTGGATGGCCACCGTCCCGGAGCAGCTGATCGCCACCGGGCGCGTGCTGATCTCGGAGCCGGACCGGGTGGCGGAGCTGGCGGCCGTGCCGTTGCCGAAGCTGGTGCTGTCCGGGGAGGTCGACTACGCGTGGCCGGTGCCGCTGATGGACGACATGGCGGTGCGCTTGAGCGCGGCTCGGGTGATCGTCGAGGGTGCGGAGCACTCGCCCAATGCGGAGAATCCGCAGGTCACCGCCGATGCTCTAGTGGCGTTCTGGGACCGCTCCACCGGACAGTAG
- a CDS encoding DEAD/DEAH box helicase, whose protein sequence is MTLPVALSGTDVIGQAKTGTGKTLGFGLPLLERVVVPADVEAGRSRPEQLTDAPQALVVVPTRELCTQVTNDLLTAGKVRNVRVLAIYGGRAYEPQVEALKKGVDVIVGTPGRLLDLAGQKKLDLSRVKALVLDEADEMLDLGFLPDVEKIMNYLPAKRQTMLFSATMPGAVIGLARRYMTQPTHIRAVSEDGEGATVANIKQHVFRAHNMDKPELVSRILQADGRGLAMIFCRTKRTAADIAEQLEKRGFASGAVHGDLGQGAREQALRAFRNGKVDVLVCTDVAARGIDVEGVTHVINYQTPEDEKTFLHRVGRTGRAGNKGTAVTLVDWDDIPRWQLINKALELDFHEPEETYSTSPHLYELLNIPAGTKGVLPRAERTRAGLKAEELEDLGETGGRGGRGGRGPAAAAVVTEERPARTRTPRQRRRTRAGEPAAEAVVEAPVVEAVGVAAPAVDAPAADEPRRPRRRRTRVGAQAAAAVIAEAAAVEAPAVAEAPVAVAVAVEEAPVAAPRRTRTRKVAAAAPAAEVVAPVAPVAAVVEEAPVKPKRARRVVAPVVDEPDFQMPPLVEPVRARRTRPRKTVEAAPVTPVAAAPVAEEAPAKPKRTRTRKAAAAPVADAAAAAPVAEEAPVKPRRTRTRKVAEAAPEA, encoded by the coding sequence ATGACCCTCCCCGTCGCCCTTTCCGGCACGGACGTCATCGGCCAGGCGAAGACCGGAACCGGCAAGACGCTCGGTTTCGGCCTTCCGCTGCTGGAGCGGGTCGTCGTCCCCGCGGACGTCGAGGCCGGCCGGTCCCGTCCCGAGCAGCTGACCGACGCCCCGCAGGCCCTCGTCGTCGTTCCGACCCGCGAGCTGTGCACCCAGGTCACCAACGACCTGCTGACCGCCGGCAAGGTCCGTAACGTCCGCGTCCTCGCCATATACGGCGGCCGCGCCTACGAACCGCAGGTCGAGGCCCTCAAGAAGGGCGTCGACGTGATCGTCGGCACCCCCGGCCGACTGCTCGACCTGGCCGGACAGAAGAAGCTCGACCTCTCCCGCGTCAAGGCGCTCGTCCTGGACGAGGCCGACGAGATGCTCGACCTGGGCTTCCTGCCCGACGTCGAGAAGATCATGAACTACCTGCCCGCCAAGCGTCAGACGATGCTGTTCTCGGCCACCATGCCGGGCGCCGTCATCGGTCTGGCCCGCCGGTACATGACGCAGCCGACGCACATCCGCGCCGTCTCCGAGGACGGCGAGGGCGCGACCGTCGCCAACATCAAGCAGCACGTCTTCCGTGCGCACAACATGGACAAGCCGGAGCTGGTCTCCCGCATCCTGCAGGCCGACGGCCGTGGCCTCGCCATGATCTTCTGCCGCACCAAGCGCACCGCCGCCGACATCGCCGAGCAGCTGGAGAAGCGCGGCTTCGCCTCCGGCGCCGTCCACGGCGACCTCGGCCAGGGCGCGCGCGAGCAGGCGCTGCGCGCGTTCCGCAACGGCAAGGTCGACGTGCTGGTGTGCACCGACGTCGCCGCGCGCGGCATCGACGTCGAGGGTGTGACCCACGTCATCAACTACCAGACGCCGGAAGACGAGAAGACCTTCCTGCACCGCGTGGGCCGCACGGGCCGCGCGGGCAACAAGGGCACGGCCGTCACCCTGGTCGACTGGGACGACATCCCGCGCTGGCAGCTCATCAACAAGGCGCTGGAGCTCGACTTCCACGAGCCCGAGGAGACGTACTCCACGTCCCCGCACCTGTACGAGCTGCTGAACATCCCCGCCGGCACCAAGGGCGTCCTGCCGCGCGCCGAGCGCACGCGGGCCGGCCTGAAGGCCGAGGAGCTGGAGGACCTGGGCGAGACCGGCGGCCGCGGTGGCCGTGGCGGCCGCGGTCCGGCCGCCGCCGCGGTGGTGACCGAGGAGCGTCCCGCCCGGACCCGTACGCCGCGTCAGCGTCGTCGGACCCGCGCCGGTGAACCGGCCGCGGAGGCCGTGGTCGAGGCCCCGGTCGTCGAGGCCGTGGGCGTGGCGGCTCCGGCCGTGGACGCTCCCGCCGCCGACGAGCCGCGCAGGCCGCGCCGTCGTCGGACCCGGGTGGGCGCGCAGGCCGCCGCCGCCGTGATCGCCGAGGCCGCAGCGGTCGAGGCTCCGGCCGTGGCCGAGGCGCCCGTCGCCGTCGCCGTCGCGGTGGAGGAGGCTCCGGTCGCCGCGCCGCGCCGGACCCGGACCCGCAAGGTCGCCGCCGCCGCTCCCGCCGCCGAGGTCGTGGCCCCCGTGGCACCGGTCGCCGCCGTGGTGGAGGAGGCTCCGGTCAAGCCGAAGCGCGCCCGTAGGGTCGTCGCGCCCGTCGTGGACGAGCCCGACTTCCAGATGCCGCCGCTGGTGGAGCCGGTCCGGGCGCGCCGGACCCGGCCTCGCAAGACGGTCGAGGCCGCGCCGGTCACCCCGGTCGCCGCGGCCCCGGTCGCCGAGGAGGCTCCGGCCAAGCCGAAGCGCACCCGGACCCGCAAGGCCGCCGCCGCCCCGGTGGCGGACGCCGCCGCCGCGGCCCCGGTCGCCGAGGAGGCCCCGGTCAAGCCGCGCCGGACCCGGACCCGCAAGGTCGCGGAGGCCGCGCCGGAGGCGTAG
- a CDS encoding ferritin-like fold-containing protein, producing the protein MSTVENASPADDSTPAQGAGIAAQDWAAASASPQYRAAVVDLLGALAYGELAAFERLAEDAKLAPTLADKAELAKMASAEFHHFERLRDRLAAIDAEPTAAMEPFAKGVDDFHRQTAPSDWLEGLVKAYVGDSIASDFYREVASHLDTDTRALVVGVLDDTGHGGFAVEKVRAAIEADPRVGGRLALWARRLMGEALSQAQRVVAERDALSTMLVGGVDGMAAGFDLAAVGEMFTRITKAHTKRMAALGLAA; encoded by the coding sequence ATGTCGACCGTTGAAAACGCATCTCCCGCCGACGACAGCACCCCCGCCCAAGGGGCGGGCATCGCCGCCCAGGACTGGGCGGCCGCCTCGGCCTCGCCGCAGTACCGGGCCGCCGTCGTGGACCTGCTCGGCGCGCTGGCGTACGGAGAGCTCGCGGCCTTCGAGCGCCTCGCCGAGGACGCGAAGCTCGCGCCCACCCTCGCGGACAAGGCGGAGCTGGCGAAGATGGCCTCCGCCGAGTTCCACCACTTCGAGCGGCTGCGCGACCGGCTCGCGGCGATCGACGCCGAGCCGACCGCCGCGATGGAGCCCTTCGCCAAGGGCGTCGACGACTTCCACCGCCAGACCGCCCCGTCGGACTGGCTGGAAGGCCTGGTCAAGGCCTATGTCGGCGACTCCATCGCCAGTGACTTCTACCGCGAGGTGGCCAGCCACCTCGACACCGACACCCGCGCGCTGGTCGTCGGCGTCCTCGACGACACCGGCCACGGCGGCTTCGCCGTCGAGAAGGTGCGCGCCGCGATCGAGGCCGACCCGCGCGTCGGCGGCCGGCTCGCGCTGTGGGCGCGACGGCTGATGGGCGAGGCGCTCTCGCAGGCGCAGCGGGTGGTCGCCGAACGCGACGCCCTGTCGACCATGCTGGTCGGCGGCGTCGACGGAATGGCGGCGGGCTTCGACCTGGCGGCCGTCGGCGAGATGTTCACCCGGATCACCAAGGCCCACACCAAGCGGATGGCCGCACTGGGCCTGGCGGCCTGA
- a CDS encoding DUF3107 domain-containing protein, with protein sequence MEVKIGVQHAPREIVLESDLSAEELESIVAAALSGQSPLLSLTDNKGRKVLVPSDRLSYVDLGEPSVRKVGFGAL encoded by the coding sequence GTGGAGGTCAAGATCGGCGTGCAGCACGCACCCCGGGAGATCGTGCTGGAGAGCGACCTGAGCGCCGAGGAGCTGGAGAGCATCGTCGCCGCCGCGCTGTCCGGCCAGTCGCCGCTGCTGAGCCTCACCGACAACAAGGGCCGCAAGGTCCTCGTGCCGTCGGACCGCCTGTCGTACGTCGACCTGGGCGAGCCGAGCGTGCGCAAGGTGGGCTTCGGAGCGCTCTGA
- a CDS encoding TetR/AcrR family transcriptional regulator, whose product MTAIEQTEAARPRGTRLPRRARRNQLLGAAQEVFVAQGYHAAAMDDIAERAGVSKPVLYQHFPGKLDLYLALLDQHCEALLLAVRTALESTSDNKLRVAATMDAYFAYVEDEGGAFRLVFESDLTNEPAVRERVDRVSLQCAEAISDVIAEDTGLSKDESMLLAVGLGGVSQVVARYWLSSESPVARDTAVGLLTSLAWRGIAGFPLHGTEA is encoded by the coding sequence GTGACAGCCATCGAGCAGACCGAGGCAGCGCGTCCGCGGGGCACGCGACTGCCGCGCCGTGCCCGGCGCAACCAGCTCCTGGGCGCGGCCCAGGAGGTGTTCGTCGCGCAGGGCTACCACGCAGCGGCGATGGACGACATCGCGGAGCGGGCCGGCGTCAGCAAGCCGGTGCTCTACCAGCACTTCCCCGGCAAGCTCGACCTGTACCTGGCCCTGCTGGACCAGCACTGCGAGGCCCTGTTGCTGGCCGTGCGCACGGCGCTCGAATCGACCAGCGACAACAAGCTGCGCGTGGCCGCGACGATGGACGCCTACTTCGCGTACGTCGAGGACGAGGGCGGCGCGTTCCGGTTGGTCTTCGAGTCGGACCTCACGAACGAGCCGGCCGTGCGTGAGCGCGTCGACCGGGTCTCGCTCCAGTGCGCGGAGGCCATCTCGGACGTGATCGCCGAGGACACCGGCCTGTCGAAGGACGAGTCGATGCTGCTGGCCGTGGGCCTGGGCGGGGTCTCGCAGGTCGTGGCGCGGTACTGGCTCTCCAGCGAGAGCCCGGTGGCCCGGGACACGGCGGTCGGTCTGCTGACGTCGCTGGCCTGGCGCGGTATCGCCGGTTTCCCGCTGCACGGCACGGAGGCCTGA
- a CDS encoding alpha/beta hydrolase, which yields MSSTELPGVRSTAAPTSQTEAFRVDGGERLRTVALPGLEMNVRFRPPVREGLAPALFVHGLGGSSQNWSALMEQLADSLAGEAVDLPGFGWSPPPADRDYSVTAHARAVIRCLDAAGRGPVHLFGNSLGGAVATRVAAVRPDLVRTLTLVSPALPELRVQRSAVPTALLAVPGMAALFGRLAAGLTAEQRTRGVTDLCYGDPSRVTPEGFAHAVEEMERRMALPYFWEAMTRSSRGIVDAYTLGGQHGLWRQAGRVLAPTLLVYGGRDQLVSYRMARKAASAFRGSRLLCLPEAGHVAMMEYPEVVAAAFRELARDTDRDTTDRDTADGKG from the coding sequence ATGTCTTCGACCGAGCTGCCGGGCGTACGGTCCACCGCCGCGCCGACCTCCCAGACGGAGGCGTTCCGGGTGGACGGGGGAGAGCGGCTGCGCACCGTCGCCCTGCCCGGCCTGGAGATGAACGTACGTTTCCGGCCACCGGTACGCGAGGGCCTGGCGCCCGCGCTCTTCGTGCACGGACTCGGCGGCTCCTCGCAGAACTGGTCGGCGCTCATGGAGCAGCTGGCCGACAGCCTCGCCGGCGAGGCCGTCGACCTCCCCGGCTTCGGCTGGTCCCCGCCGCCGGCCGACCGGGACTACTCCGTGACCGCGCACGCCCGCGCCGTCATCCGGTGCCTCGACGCCGCCGGGCGCGGTCCGGTCCACCTCTTCGGCAACTCCCTCGGCGGGGCCGTCGCCACGCGCGTCGCGGCCGTCCGGCCCGACCTCGTACGCACCCTGACGCTGGTCTCGCCCGCCCTGCCCGAACTGCGCGTGCAGCGCTCGGCCGTCCCCACCGCCCTGCTGGCGGTGCCCGGGATGGCCGCGCTGTTCGGGCGCCTCGCGGCGGGGTTGACCGCCGAGCAGCGCACCCGAGGGGTGACGGACCTCTGTTACGGAGACCCCTCACGGGTGACGCCGGAGGGCTTCGCGCACGCCGTCGAGGAGATGGAACGGCGGATGGCCCTGCCGTACTTCTGGGAGGCGATGACGCGTTCCTCGCGCGGGATCGTCGACGCGTACACCCTCGGCGGGCAACACGGACTGTGGCGCCAGGCCGGGAGGGTGCTCGCGCCGACCCTGTTGGTCTACGGTGGCCGGGACCAACTGGTCTCGTACCGTATGGCGCGCAAGGCCGCCTCGGCCTTCCGGGGTTCGCGGTTGCTGTGCCTGCCCGAAGCCGGGCACGTGGCGATGATGGAGTACCCCGAGGTGGTCGCGGCCGCGTTCCGGGAGCTGGCGCGCGACACCGACCGGGACACCACCGACCGAGACACCGCAGACGGCAAGGGCTGA
- a CDS encoding DUF3152 domain-containing protein: protein MGRHSRKDPAPVRPVPEAAPYEPAHRSAAAYEGGPYDGALYEPAPYEDGYHEPYAAAAYQGGYDERPAPYQDGSYEPQSYEPQSYEPQPHEPQPHEPRPYEAAYGQRPRPRATEPPVVHRGHVVPSSPARPGGHPEQWEGGGAWGANALHRPAAPLPRITVEPAPPAPAPASDPLTGTGSHRRVPGPRTPEVIPDEPPVTGRGTKIRTYTGMAAAAVTTVLAVVVAGQVATEQETTAGAAPAVGKDETGRALGGQSAASRSDGRPTPASPPPAVAQEPPTYEQQMARQLPIDAKLAGPGTFDTVPGIAKAPGKGRLIRYRVDVEQGLGLDAQLFAEAVQRTLNDPRSWAHGGAMTFERVPSGEADFVITLASPGTTGTWCARSGLDTTVDNVSCDSAATERVMINAFRWAQGSTTYGPDRMLAYRQMIINHEVGHRLGHGHVSCRTPGALAPIMQQQTKSLDIDNISCKPNPWVYPGN from the coding sequence GTGGGACGACATAGTCGCAAGGACCCGGCCCCCGTCCGCCCGGTCCCCGAAGCCGCGCCGTACGAGCCCGCGCACCGGAGCGCCGCCGCGTACGAGGGCGGACCGTACGACGGCGCGCTGTACGAGCCCGCGCCGTACGAGGACGGGTACCACGAGCCGTACGCGGCCGCGGCCTACCAGGGCGGGTACGACGAGCGGCCGGCGCCGTATCAGGACGGGTCCTACGAGCCCCAGTCCTACGAGCCCCAGTCCTACGAGCCCCAGCCCCATGAACCCCAGCCCCACGAGCCCCGGCCCTACGAGGCGGCGTACGGGCAGCGGCCGAGGCCCCGGGCCACCGAGCCCCCCGTCGTCCACCGGGGGCACGTGGTCCCGAGCAGCCCCGCCCGGCCCGGCGGCCACCCCGAGCAGTGGGAAGGCGGCGGCGCCTGGGGCGCGAACGCCCTCCACCGGCCCGCCGCACCGCTCCCCCGGATCACCGTGGAACCGGCCCCCCCGGCACCCGCCCCCGCGTCCGACCCGCTGACCGGCACCGGCTCCCACCGCCGCGTCCCCGGCCCGCGCACCCCCGAGGTCATCCCCGACGAGCCGCCGGTCACCGGGCGCGGCACGAAGATCCGTACGTACACCGGGATGGCGGCCGCCGCCGTCACCACCGTGCTCGCCGTCGTCGTCGCGGGGCAGGTGGCCACCGAGCAGGAGACCACCGCCGGCGCCGCCCCGGCCGTCGGGAAGGACGAGACGGGCCGCGCCCTGGGCGGGCAGTCCGCCGCCTCCCGTTCCGACGGTCGCCCCACCCCCGCCTCCCCGCCGCCCGCCGTCGCCCAGGAGCCGCCGACGTACGAGCAGCAGATGGCGCGTCAGCTGCCCATCGACGCGAAGCTCGCCGGCCCCGGCACCTTCGACACCGTCCCCGGCATCGCCAAGGCCCCCGGCAAGGGCAGGCTGATCCGCTACCGGGTCGACGTCGAACAGGGCCTCGGACTGGACGCGCAGCTGTTCGCCGAGGCGGTGCAGCGCACCCTCAACGACCCGCGCAGCTGGGCCCACGGCGGCGCGATGACCTTCGAGCGGGTGCCGAGCGGCGAGGCCGACTTCGTGATCACCCTGGCCAGCCCCGGCACCACCGGCACCTGGTGCGCCCGCTCCGGCCTCGACACCACCGTCGACAACGTCTCCTGCGACTCGGCCGCCACCGAGCGGGTGATGATCAACGCCTTCCGCTGGGCGCAGGGTTCGACGACCTACGGTCCGGACCGGATGCTCGCCTACCGGCAGATGATCATCAACCACGAGGTCGGACACCGACTCGGGCACGGTCACGTGAGCTGCCGCACCCCCGGCGCGCTCGCGCCGATCATGCAGCAGCAGACGAAGTCCCTCGACATCGACAACATTTCCTGCAAGCCCAACCCGTGGGTTTATCCCGGGAATTGA
- a CDS encoding DUF3492 domain-containing protein, with the protein MRIGLLTEGGYPYVAGEARLWCERLVRGLPQHEFELYALSRSAEEEGRGRVPLPDHVTRVTTAPLWAPADDGRTHARRERRRFTACFTDLVRGVCAADPDAFAAGLYELALLAREHGGMYAALRSETAVRTVESACRAPGAARALQAARVADLLAFVDELERVLRPLSLDWYEDPGLGATDVCHATAGGVAALPGLLAKRFFGVPLLVTEYGVRLRAHYLVRAPEERPAVRALLGAFHFRLAAEIYARADLLTPGNAHARRWQERCGAPRQRVRTVYPGMEADRFAAVGEDPESGDPDTLVWVGRIEPAKDLIALLHAFAEIRRSAPHTRLRIFATAFVPDYLADCRSLAAQLFPDEAADARTVGENPVTFEEVGGPGAPSAAEAYGAGRIVVLSSVIEGFPITLAEAMFCGRATVSTDSGAVCEVIGGTGLVVPPRNPRALADACLALLGEPERALRLGAAARARALELFTVEQNVAAFRDGYLELLARGSDRPDGDVPFARPAEARVPGHWTTPTWAVAGPAAGAEAAL; encoded by the coding sequence GTGCGGATCGGACTGCTCACCGAAGGCGGCTATCCGTATGTGGCCGGAGAGGCGAGGCTGTGGTGCGAGCGGCTCGTGCGCGGGCTCCCGCAGCACGAGTTCGAGCTCTACGCGCTGAGCCGCAGCGCCGAAGAGGAAGGGCGCGGCCGGGTCCCGCTGCCCGATCACGTGACCCGGGTGACGACGGCCCCGCTGTGGGCGCCGGCCGACGACGGACGCACCCACGCCCGCCGCGAGCGGCGCCGCTTCACCGCCTGCTTCACCGACCTGGTGCGGGGCGTCTGCGCGGCCGACCCCGACGCCTTCGCGGCCGGCCTCTACGAACTCGCCCTGCTGGCCCGCGAACACGGCGGGATGTACGCCGCCCTGCGCTCGGAGACGGCCGTACGGACCGTGGAGTCCGCCTGCCGGGCCCCCGGCGCGGCCCGCGCCCTCCAGGCCGCGCGGGTGGCGGACCTGCTGGCGTTCGTGGACGAACTGGAGCGCGTACTACGGCCGTTGTCGCTCGACTGGTACGAGGACCCCGGCCTCGGCGCCACCGACGTCTGCCACGCCACCGCGGGCGGGGTCGCGGCGCTCCCCGGCCTGTTGGCCAAACGCTTCTTCGGGGTCCCGCTGCTGGTCACCGAGTACGGGGTGCGGCTGCGTGCCCACTACCTCGTACGGGCCCCCGAGGAGCGGCCGGCCGTCCGCGCGCTGCTGGGCGCCTTCCACTTCCGCCTAGCCGCGGAGATCTACGCCCGCGCCGACCTGCTGACCCCGGGCAACGCGCACGCCCGCCGCTGGCAGGAGCGCTGCGGGGCCCCCCGGCAGCGCGTGCGGACCGTGTACCCGGGCATGGAGGCGGACCGATTCGCCGCCGTCGGGGAGGACCCGGAATCCGGGGACCCCGACACCCTCGTGTGGGTGGGGCGGATCGAGCCCGCCAAGGACCTGATCGCCCTGCTGCACGCCTTCGCGGAGATCCGCCGGAGCGCGCCGCACACCCGACTGCGGATCTTCGCCACCGCGTTCGTGCCGGACTACCTGGCCGACTGCCGCTCGCTGGCCGCGCAGCTGTTCCCCGACGAGGCCGCCGACGCGCGCACCGTGGGGGAGAACCCGGTCACCTTCGAGGAGGTCGGCGGGCCCGGGGCCCCCTCGGCGGCCGAGGCGTACGGAGCCGGGCGCATCGTGGTGCTGTCCTCGGTGATCGAGGGCTTCCCCATCACCCTGGCCGAGGCGATGTTCTGCGGCCGGGCCACGGTGTCCACGGACTCGGGGGCCGTCTGCGAGGTCATCGGCGGCACCGGACTGGTCGTACCGCCCCGCAACCCCCGGGCCCTGGCCGACGCGTGCCTCGCGCTGCTCGGGGAACCGGAGCGGGCGCTGCGGCTGGGGGCGGCGGCGCGGGCGCGGGCCCTGGAGTTGTTCACCGTCGAGCAGAACGTGGCCGCCTTCCGGGACGGCTACCTGGAGCTGCTGGCGCGCGGATCCGACCGGCCCGACGGGGACGTGCCGTTCGCGCGGCCCGCCGAGGCGCGGGTGCCTGGGCACTGGACGACGCCGACCTGGGCCGTCGCGGGCCCGGCCGCCGGAGCGGAGGCGGCCCTGTGA